Below is a window of Sebastes umbrosus isolate fSebUmb1 chromosome 13, fSebUmb1.pri, whole genome shotgun sequence DNA.
aacATGTCTTGGCCAAAGGGGtgtcttgacctctgacctcaagatatgtgaataaaaatgggttctatcggtacctacgagtctcccctttacagacatgcccactttataataatcacatgcagtttggggcaagttatagccaagtcagcacactgacacactgacagctgttgttgcctgttgggctgcagtttgccatgttatgatttgtgcatattttttatgctaaatgcagtacctgtgagggtttctggacaatatttgtcatcgatttgtgttgttaattgatttccagtaataaatatgtacatacatttgcataaggcaagcatatttgtccactcccatgttgataagagtattaaatacatgacaaatctacctttaaggtacattttgaacaaataaaaaatgtgtgattaatttgcgcaTTAATAccggacaatcatacgattaatcgtgattaaatttaaatatataaatatatatacttatttatCTCATGTAAATATTTCACAATGACTAGGTAGGACCTTTGGTAAACATCCATTCATTAGCTGGCCTTGCTAGTTTTAATTCCTGAGAGAGTCATGGTCATTTATTTTGCTTCATTCAGTACAGCATTTTTATTAAGTTTTGCGTTCATTCCCTTCATCATTGACTGTTAATAAACACTGTCGACTCACATATAACCACGATGAGGGGCGGCAGTGTGTAAGAACAGTGTGTAGAGAAGTGTTATATTGAGGTTTCATACACTATGTGAACAAGACTGAAACATTTCCACCTGTCTACTTGCTCAGGAACAGGATAGTgttgatgtttaaaagtaggcCAAAGTGTGTCAGAGGCTGGAAGGAATTACTCAGTTTTAGGAAATGTGCTTGCAGAATCCATTTAGAGGGCCGGGTGACTGAGTCAGCATGTCTGTAACCTCTGCTGAACATGCGCAAAAAAGGAGCCAAACACAACACCATGAGGATATGGAGAAGGCCTCGCAGTACTGATGGAAGAATATCAAGCTAtaacaaaactaaactaaactaaactctttatttattcttgtGTGTCTCTCAGGCTGAAGGCTATGTAATCGGCAGCTGTATAAAGCACATTCCCATCGCAGGACGAGACATCACCTACTTCACCCAGCAGCTTCTGAGGGAGAGGGAGGTGGGCATCCCACCGGAGCAGTCGCTGGAGACAGCCAAGGCAGTCAAGGTTGGTTCTTCAGCTACAATTCCCATAAGCCACTTCCTGTACTAAGAAGGTGCTGACTGGTGACCCATGGGGAATTCCATGTATCATCAGTGGGATACAACACATATAGGCTTCTGTTTTCACGGCAGTGGTGTTCTTTTGCTTACACGGTGGTGTGACAAACAACTGGCAAATGAATCTCTTCTCTGTTATCTGGAGAGCCTGTGGACAGGATGCACAGACTGACGGTCTCATATTATACTGATCATAGAAGAGAAAAATATCATTAACTGTTGAGAAGCTACAACAGAACATATGTTAGTATATACATGATAAATTCAAACTTAAagtaataaaatacatttctgataatAACAGAGAAATGCCATAAgttaatatagaaatatttgAAGAATATTATATTGATGTTAGAAGTTGCATACAAGAATGTTAAGTTTGCTTAGCTCACTGTAAAGTTACTAAACGCTACCGGATATTACAAACTTTCTGGGAATAATGACTTGGTATCGCAAATAATGAGAAACGTtctcaaaatattgacttagtatctaaaaatattgacttagtatctcaaataATGACTTACTTATGTCGAAATAATGACATAATATCTCAAATAATGGtaaactttctcaaaataatgacttactatctcaaaatattgacttagtatctcaaattAATGACTTACTTGTGTCGAAATAATGACTTAGAATCTCAAATAATGACTTAGTGGCCTGGTAGGCCGGAGAAAATATTGCGAAAGTGTctcattttttttagatattaagtcaatattttgagatactaagtcattatttataGGATCTTTTTTTCATCACATTGGTGGAAATGGGCTTTCATAGATTtctgtgaatgtttgtttgtctgGAGGCTGAGGATCACAGTGGGGGACTGAGATGTTACAGATAAAGTTCTGTTTAACTGTGCTGAGGTCCATGATATCTCTAGCTGACATGTTGATAGAGAGACAATCAACATAGTTCATTATTTTATCCTTCTTCAGTCTTGTTACCACCTTAGTGATAGTGATGAACTATGGATTTCTTTACTTCTGTTTGAAATATTAGATTGTTTTTCTGCTTGAGGACACCAGGTGGCACTATTGGTCTGCCTGTTACATACAGCTGGTGTCCTTCAAAAACCCactgcttttgttttgctttgttttgtttagtttctgATAATTAACCCAGCTCCGCAAACTGAGATCAACCCAAGCTATAGAtaatttaattttccatttctaCAGGTCACAAATAGACATGACTTTATGTTAATGCTGTATGCCTTCTCTTATTGTTGTTCCTTCTGCCAGTCACCACATTTTATTGATTCACCTCAGTTCTCCACAATTCCCCCATGTTTATTAAATAGCTTGTTATCCAAGACTTTGTTCGAGATGTCAAAGACCATCCTTCATTACCCcgagacagacaaacaagaaATAATGTGCATTCAAATAATTAGCATTAGCATCGAGTGGATGTGCGTCGTGCATATTGCCAATCATGTCTTGAAATGTTCATTCCACCGCTGCCTGGCTTGCGGTATGGACCGCGTTCCCTGCAAATCAAACTGATGACATCTCctctgaatatacagtatactcttATGTTCTGCTCATTCATATTCACTGTTACAGAAGCAAACTCAATTACACTCCAAACTCCGTAAGCTTTCaaattgaatgtgtttttataacTTCCCAAATATTAGAAGAATACCCCGAGGTAAACCCAAAACAGCCCCTGCTCTCATTTTCAGTCTTGCATTACAACACAATGATAACAAAATGTTGACACAAACTGAAGAGGACATTTTGTTGGTCTATTTTGCATTTTGCTGGTTGATTCAATGTCACTGATGATAATCAAAGCTTTAAAAACAATTCAAGGATGCGTGTGCAGCGGGGCCATAGTTTATAAATGGACATTTTCACTATTAGGAAATAAAGCACCTTGCTGCAAACCAATAAAATGACTGTTTAGAGGTGAATTTTTATTAGTATGGTTATTATATTTGTAACATTAGCTTGTATGAAAATCCTGCTGTATCCTCAAAATATACCGAGATATATGCCAGATGTGTTATGTCAGTGCAAAACCTCACATTAGACATGACCGCAGTGGGAAGAGGCAAAACTTTACTCGCAAGAAACTACGTCAATACTCGATTTAACAAGTATTAATTATCAGCTACACAGGATCATGAAGCGATTCAGCAGTCTTGCTTGGTAACAACGTGAGGCATTTTCCATCCAAAGCCATCAGTTCGCCACCTCGATCAGCTGTCACCAAATCCCACACTGAAGCTGTAACTACACATCGAACTGATCACTGAAGTACTGATCCCAGAGACAAACGTTCACACTCTTCATTAAACCGCACTAAACACACAGCAACTGTATCTCTCAGATGATGTTGCTTGGAAACCCGTTTATACACAGAGATAAAAACAAGGATTACATTGCAGGAGATACTGCAACCTTCTTACCTTTttactagggttgtcaaagttaataacgcgttaacacaaatttggtttaacgtcactaattagtttaacgcattaacgcaatttgtgatttttaggttgtagcgggatcagttttaaagctagagtgatggtatcatatgaaactagaaaacctaaggaacgaACTGGTacgaaccatgtcatactaggcaaaggaggctaaataacgctccaaaattacactaaattcttgcgaggaaaaacaggcatggccattttcaaagggattgttaattgacttccaataatatatacagtatatacatacatttgcataaagcagcatatttgcccactcccatgtcgttaagagtattaaatacttgacaaatctccctttaaggtacattttgaacagaaaaaaaaatgtgtgattatttgcgattaatgacGATTAACtaaggacaatcatgcgattaatcccgattagatatttttatcgattgacagccctactttttttttacaagcatTACTAACACATAGTCATCTATACTATGGGAGAATTATTAGCAccatttgtaattattttttgtgcttACTGAAGCTGATTATATAACTTTACTCACACCAGGAGCGATTCAGCTACGTGTGCCCGGATCTAGTCAAAGAAATCAGCAAGTACGACACGGACGGCTCCAAGTGGATCAAGCAGTACACCGGCATCAATTCCATCAGCAAGAAGGAGTTCACCATCGACGTGGGCTACGAACGCTTCCTGGGGCCCGAGATCTTCTTCCACCCAGAGGTCAGTGCAGTGTGAATCAAAGCGAGGGAACATGACTGAAGTATTTCAGTTGAACCGTCATAACGTGTGTGTCCCCACCTTGTTTGCCTTCATGGCAGCTATTTTCATATACACAGTCTCTGACTTCCAGGATATTTTATTGCACATAGCTCAGGCACATTTTGGTGTGTGATCTTTACCGTTGTAGCTTTGGTACATCAACTGCACAGCATAACATGCCTTCTTTGTTTACCCACAAATCCCAGTTTGCCAACCCTGACTTCACCCAGCCCATCTCTGAAGTTGTGGACGAGGTCATTCAGAACTGCCCTATTGATGTCAGACGTCCTCTCTATAAGGTAAGCTGACATCCACCATAACGACAGCTTGCTTGTTTGGGATGAACCCGGCCGTGTGAACAATTGTTGGAGGATTCACAAGCTTTGTCAGATTGGGCTCTTTTTCTGAAATACTTTGCACCGTTCAATAAGATCTGCTTTGACTACACCTGAAATACTGCTACCAACAGACTTACTGCATTATTTTCAGGGGAAAATTTTATATTTCAGCTCATATTCAAATGAATTAGTAATTAGTAGGGTAGGGGCTTTGTGTTAGAGTCTTGACTCATATTCATGATATTTTTGCACCCAGCTTGCTGTATTTTTTCCTGCGATTGATCCGTCCGTCCGTCACTGTGTTTATCAAGTGCTATTTCCCATCACACTTCCAACACACTAGTGGAATGTTGTCCTGTACTGGCTGGCCAGTAGCAAGTTGCAGGTCGCATGTATTAAGTGCTTCTTATTCTACAGCGTTTGTAATCCCCATCACCTTTCCCTCCACAGAACGTTGTCCTGTCAGGAGGCTCCACCATGTTCAGGGACTTTGGGCGCCGTCTGCAGAGAGACTTAAAGAGGTCGGTTGATGCCAGACTGAAGATGAGCGAGGAGCTGAGCGGAGGCAAGCTCAAGGTGAGAGTGCCACTTTAATTTATACGCACTAAAGATCGATACTGCTCGACAAAACACAATTACTGTGTGAGGAGTGAAACTGCGAAAAAATGTCTTTTAGAGTTTATGTCCTCTCCTACTACAATTGTTGTTGGCACAGATGTGTATTGAATGTAGATTAGTTTATTTCAATTGCAAATGTATTAAGTTTAAAACCCTTAAAATGGAAAACATAGAAATGTTTCACCTTCAGGGAAGAAAAGTATATGGTCAGCCTCTCCTTGCCTCCTCCTTAGTTGGTCAAGCTGTGAAGGCAATGCCTGTAATTCATCTTGGTGAGAATGTCATCCAGCCTGAGGCTGAGCTGACTGGCATCTGTAAATCCACCTCAGGCATGGAAGAAGCACATGGTGACTATAGCtagaaattaaatagaaaacatgCTGAAAGTATTGTGAGCAGGTTTTgtctacaacaaaaaaaaataaaaacacataccaCATCTGTCCCAAAATAACCTAGACATGGATGAAAACTAATTTCAGGGAATTAAGCGTGATGTGTACAGGTCCTCAGTAATGTATATAAACCATACATGTGCATTTTATGTTTAAGCGTGTCATTTTAAAACTTACTAAGCGGTTCCAGTAGAGATTTTCTGTGATAGTTTCGTTAAAGTGATGCATATACTTGCATTACATCTTCAAACTGAAAATCTTAGTGTTATGTTTTGTGCAGACAGATTTCCCTCTGCTGTATAGAAGCTTTGTTGATAATATCTGTGAAACGTGGACAGTTTTTAAGATCCCACATGTCATGtctttaaagcccccctccagccagttttCTGAAACAGAGAATGGGGATTTGGTTAATTGTCAtacgtaattcattaccatggcaaccagattgcatcgtttttcgACACAGTTTAGATGAAGCGAGTGAAAGAGACAGTCAGCGTGATGTGCTATTTAATTCTGCCAGTGAGATTTCTTGTAATTCACTACATTGATTGCACCCGTTCACTGCATCCAGAAATGCCATTGTGAAaagaaacacactaaactaaggtggaggaaaacttcaaaataaaatgaaaaccctcagttagctaatgcaacaagttgggctagctaactacaccaactagctaactaactagaaagacaaactgacagacagatgaacagatttatcagtttgctgctgctcagacGCAAACGAGCAGGAGTGcgcctgcagcttggaggatgacgtatGACTTGCAGCTTTTACTATAGTCATAcatcatattcccattttaccaacaaccttctttttttaactttgagcacaaaattgaattatttgtcaataaaatgttggCAAACTGTGTGactaatcaacttagtcaggaaatgactcaaataaatatgaaatatcatagaaatgtcaAATACAGTGGAGGGGGGGGGCTTTACAAGCCCCTTCCATTTAATCAACCAGCTTCTGTCCCATGTCATCCCATTATTATTGTATCCCATCCTGTAGCTCCCAGGCAGGGTGGTTGAGTGTAACTGATCCTCAATTCTTCTCCCTCCGCAGCCCAAACCAATCGATGTCCAAGTTATCACTCATCATATGCAGAGATATGCCGTGTGGTTCGGTGGATCAATGTTAGCATCAACTGTAAGTATTTCAAACATGCACCCACACTACTTTATCAGCATGCACTGTAGTTATACATTATGACAGGATAGATGATATCTACCTTTAGATTCACCAACATTATGGCTTTCATCATCTTGTGTGATGTTGAGGGGCTCGTGCACTGTGTAATTTATTTTCGTCCTACTGAGTGGAAGTGAATGCTGTGGGTGATCGCGACATTTCATTATTCTTTTATCCCCCCTTGATGAGTTATTTGTGTGAGCGAAGCTGATCATTATACCAGCATGAAATATGACTGTGAGCAAAGGTCTCTGCCAGTTGATTCACAAAAGGCTAATTGTTCCCTGATAACAATAATTGCTTTTTTCTGTATGTCTCAGGTTTCTCAGTTAAAGGAGACTTTATGCTCGATATTAACAGCTGCCACAATTGTATTCTCTTTTAGAAATCCAgttcatcattatcatcatctcaGTGGTTTCATTTGTAGATAATTCCACCAAAATTGTACATTGGGAGTAAATACTTAAGAACCTGAAGTAATCATTGATGACATTTTCATACAAATGAAcatacattattatttgcaaCCGCTTGTTACAACACAGTTGTTTGATTGTTCCAACTTAAATCACCATTAGTGGTTTTGTAATCAACAATCATGTCAAAgttatttttagatattttaaagtTCTTACTATATTGAAAGGAAGACAGAAATGCATCAGAAATGCTCCTTTAGCCTTCAAGCCTCTGAGTGGGCAGGCATGTATGTGATTGGCCAGTGAAGTGTGTTGGCGGCTTacattgtattgtgttgtcACACAATGGAGTTAATTCAGGAGCCACTGGTTCTGGATGTATAAGTCCCATTCATTTTTCCTATAGACAATGTTTATATGACTCCCAATTAAATCCTCAGTAACAACTGTGTTAGAAAATATCTGATTTGATAAAAATTCAAAGGTACAAGCCCGTGTTTATAAAAACTCTGAAGTAAAGATTAACTACGACTCCCAAGGTGCATTTCAGCAAGAAACATTTGATCACAGAGCTTACTGTGTCGCTAACGGCGGCAAAATTGAAACACAAGCTGGAGCTTCGATTCGGTTTGAAAATTCTGGATAAATtcagagcccgctacaacctccgaaagatcgattgcgttaaagacattagtggcgttaaaatgaatttgcgttatcgtgTTATTAAggctttaactttgacatccctaaatATTACATTCTGAATGAGAGGGAAAACCCTTCCGGATCCAGCAGCCCGTCCCACTTCCTCTCCATTTTTggtacttattttttttttcaagagagCTCAGTACATGTGATTTAAAGAGCAGACCTGTATGCTGtagtagaaaaaaaatacaattataatTTGAGTTTGACTTTAAAGCTTTTACATTTGCTTTCCAAAAACATCTGCCACCGGGTAGAAGATTCGTCTGAGAAGATCCTTTGgtacaaagagagagagcaacttTTCCCACCAGCAGTTTGTTTAAAATCAATAGAATCAAAGAATACAACGCCTGCAGAAAATAGATATGCAAATATATCCAGCTTTTTATGCACTCCGTGCCGACACCACGTGCTGAGTCCGTATGGACGTGTACCGTTCTCATGAACGTGTACCGTCCGTATGGACGTGTACCGTTCTCATGAACGTGTACCGTTCTCATGAACGTGTACCGTTCTCATGAACGCAATatcttgagggaatttcttcaaatttggcacaaacatccacttggactcaaggatgaactgatttgaatTTAGGTCAAGGTCCTGCGACCTCACAAAACGCGTTGTCGTCCGTAACTccagaattcatatgctaattatgacagttTCATAAATGTCTaagaggataaaatgatgaagtgatgacattttagacagcCATGGgtataaactgcaacttgactggttagcggaggcatacaaccgcgaggcggtatTCTAGTTTAATGAtgtgttctgttttttgtttctgttctgttctaATGTAGGCCTAGGTTTGTActcactttcattttcatttgtgcCTCCACAGCCTGAGTTCTACCAGGTTTGCCACACCAAAAAGGACTACGAAGAGATCGGGCCGAGCATCTGTCGCCACAACCCTGTGTTTGGAGTCATGTCTTAACTTCGGACCTCCAGAGTCTAACAGCGGCGGGTGGGGGTGGTGAAGTTAGGCTGTGTAAAGGACAGGCTCAGGAGGTTGGGGGACGGCGGTGCTTCTGTGCTTTTTGATTACTTGTTCAGCTATGGATGTGTGGGACGAGAAGGCGATCCAGaatatagaaagaaaaaaaaaaaaaagagaccagACCAAACACAGACCGGCTGGAAAATTTATTGTgaatgttcctttttttttttctttctctctgtttttttttcttttttttcttttttgtcaaaatGAGGGAAAACGGTTTGTAAAGCCAAAACAGTTTTAAGAACATTTCTGGATCTGTTTAGCAACATGCAGTGAGTGATGATGATAAAgattatgatgatgatagtgatgatggcTATAAA
It encodes the following:
- the LOC119500326 gene encoding actin-related protein 3, producing the protein MTGRLPACVVDCGTGYTKLGYAGNTEPQFIVPSCIAIKESAKVGDQAQRRMMKGVDDLDFYIGDEAVDKPSYSTKWPIRHGIVEDWDLMERFMEQIIFKYLRAEPEDHYFLLTEPPLNTPENREYTAEIMFESFNVPGLYIAVQAVLALAASWTSRQVGERTLTGTVIDSGDGVTHVIPVAEGYVIGSCIKHIPIAGRDITYFTQQLLREREVGIPPEQSLETAKAVKERFSYVCPDLVKEISKYDTDGSKWIKQYTGINSISKKEFTIDVGYERFLGPEIFFHPEFANPDFTQPISEVVDEVIQNCPIDVRRPLYKNVVLSGGSTMFRDFGRRLQRDLKRSVDARLKMSEELSGGKLKPKPIDVQVITHHMQRYAVWFGGSMLASTPEFYQVCHTKKDYEEIGPSICRHNPVFGVMS